A stretch of the Synechocystis sp. PCC 7338 genome encodes the following:
- a CDS encoding AbrB family transcriptional regulator, whose translation MAKSNATKPLTGEALLEKVKELGDLPKEEKAKICGYVTSTKKGLPRVNMMKFYNALMDAQGIDLDSSSSGQGRGGRSASYRISVQSNGNLLIGAAYTKKMSLNVGDEFEITLGRKHIHLKQVGADDEEE comes from the coding sequence ATGGCTAAATCAAACGCAACCAAGCCCTTAACCGGCGAAGCATTGCTCGAGAAAGTTAAAGAATTAGGAGATCTTCCCAAAGAAGAGAAAGCCAAAATCTGCGGTTATGTAACTTCCACCAAAAAAGGCCTGCCTCGGGTCAATATGATGAAGTTCTACAACGCCTTAATGGATGCCCAAGGCATTGATTTAGATAGTTCTTCCTCTGGCCAAGGTCGGGGAGGGCGTTCCGCCAGTTACCGCATTAGCGTGCAATCCAATGGCAATCTTCTCATTGGCGCCGCCTACACTAAAAAAATGAGTCTCAACGTAGGAGATGAATTTGAAATTACCCTCGGCCGCAAACATATTCACCTCAAGCAGGTAGGGGCCGACGACGAGGAAGAGTAA
- a CDS encoding NAD(P)H-quinone oxidoreductase subunit 5, with protein sequence MELLYQLAWLIPVLPLFGATVVGIGLISFNQATNKLRQINAVFIISCLGAALVMSGALLWDQIQGHASYSQMIEWASAGSFHLEMGYVIDHLSALMLVIVTSVALLVMIYTDGYMAHDPGYVRFYAYLSLFASSMLGLVISPNLVQVYIFWELVGMCSYLLIGFWYDRKAAADACQKAFVTNRVGDFGLLLGILGLYWATGSFDFGTIGEHLESLVSSGVLSGAIAAILAILVFLGPVAKSAQFPLHVWLPDAMEGPTPISALIHAATMVAAGVFLVARMYPVFEPIPVVMNTIAFTGCFTAFLGATIALTQNDIKKGLAYSTISQLGYMVMAMGIGAYSAGLFHLMTHAYFKAMLFLCSGSVIHGMEGVVGHDPILAQDMRIMGGLRKYMPITATCFLIGTLAICGIPPFAGFWSKDEILGLAFQANPLLWFVGWATAGMTAFYMFRMYFMTFEGGFRGNDQEAKDGVLRFYGLLPNFGPGAMNVKELDHEAGHDDHGHSSDPHESPLTMTFPLMALAVPSVLIGLLGRPWANQFEAFIHAPGEVVKHAAEFEWGEFYIMAGNSIGIALIGITVASLMYWKHKLDPKVLAEKFPSLYQLSLNKWYFDDFYDKLFVQGSRRLARQIMEVDYKVIDGAVNLTGLVTLVSGEGLKYLENGRAQFYALIVFGAVLGFVIVFSLT encoded by the coding sequence ATGGAACTACTCTATCAATTAGCCTGGCTAATTCCCGTCCTGCCCCTATTTGGCGCAACGGTAGTTGGCATTGGCCTCATTTCTTTCAATCAAGCAACCAATAAACTACGGCAAATCAACGCTGTTTTCATCATTTCCTGTTTAGGGGCTGCATTGGTAATGTCTGGGGCTTTGCTCTGGGATCAAATCCAAGGCCATGCCAGCTATTCCCAAATGATCGAATGGGCATCGGCGGGGAGTTTCCATTTGGAAATGGGTTATGTGATCGATCACCTCAGTGCTTTAATGCTGGTGATTGTAACCTCCGTGGCCCTGCTGGTGATGATCTACACCGATGGCTACATGGCCCACGATCCGGGTTATGTGAGGTTTTATGCCTATCTCAGCCTTTTTGCCTCCTCCATGCTGGGGTTGGTGATTAGCCCCAATTTGGTGCAGGTTTATATTTTTTGGGAATTGGTGGGGATGTGTTCCTATCTGCTGATCGGTTTTTGGTATGACCGCAAAGCCGCTGCTGACGCTTGTCAAAAAGCTTTTGTCACCAACCGAGTGGGGGATTTTGGCCTATTACTAGGTATCCTTGGGCTCTACTGGGCCACCGGCAGTTTTGACTTTGGCACCATTGGGGAACACCTGGAAAGTTTAGTTTCCTCCGGTGTGCTCAGCGGGGCGATCGCCGCCATTCTGGCCATTTTGGTTTTCCTCGGCCCCGTGGCCAAATCGGCCCAATTTCCTCTCCATGTCTGGTTACCGGACGCCATGGAAGGGCCCACCCCCATTTCTGCTTTGATCCATGCGGCCACCATGGTAGCGGCGGGAGTATTTCTCGTTGCCCGCATGTATCCAGTGTTTGAACCGATTCCGGTAGTGATGAATACCATTGCCTTCACCGGTTGTTTCACCGCCTTCCTGGGGGCCACCATTGCTTTAACCCAGAACGACATCAAAAAGGGCTTAGCCTATTCCACCATTTCCCAGTTGGGTTATATGGTTATGGCCATGGGCATTGGGGCCTATTCCGCCGGGTTATTCCACCTCATGACCCACGCCTATTTCAAAGCGATGCTGTTCCTCTGCTCCGGTTCCGTCATTCACGGCATGGAAGGGGTAGTGGGCCACGATCCAATTCTGGCCCAGGATATGCGCATTATGGGAGGGTTAAGGAAATATATGCCCATCACAGCCACCTGTTTCCTGATTGGAACTTTGGCTATTTGTGGCATTCCTCCCTTTGCGGGCTTCTGGTCTAAGGACGAAATTCTCGGCCTCGCTTTCCAAGCCAATCCTCTGCTCTGGTTTGTGGGTTGGGCCACCGCCGGCATGACCGCTTTTTACATGTTCCGGATGTATTTCATGACCTTTGAAGGGGGTTTTCGGGGCAATGACCAGGAAGCCAAAGATGGGGTTCTACGCTTTTACGGTTTACTGCCCAACTTTGGGCCGGGAGCCATGAACGTGAAGGAATTAGACCATGAGGCAGGGCATGACGACCATGGGCACAGCAGTGACCCCCATGAATCTCCCCTGACCATGACCTTTCCCCTGATGGCCTTGGCTGTTCCTTCAGTCCTCATTGGTCTCTTGGGACGACCCTGGGCCAACCAATTTGAAGCCTTTATCCATGCACCGGGAGAAGTGGTGAAACACGCCGCTGAATTTGAATGGGGCGAATTTTACATCATGGCCGGCAATTCCATTGGTATTGCTTTAATTGGTATCACCGTGGCTTCCCTAATGTATTGGAAACACAAACTCGACCCCAAAGTGTTGGCAGAAAAGTTTCCCTCTTTGTACCAACTATCTCTAAACAAATGGTACTTCGACGACTTTTACGACAAATTGTTTGTCCAAGGTTCCCGTCGGTTAGCCCGCCAAATTATGGAGGTGGACTACAAAGTAATTGACGGGGCAGTCAACCTCACTGGTCTGGTTACCCTGGTTAGTGGGGAGGGTTTAAAGTATCTGGAAAATGGTCGGGCCCAATTCTATGCCCTCATTGTGTTCGGAGCGGTGTTGGGCTTTGTGATCGTTTTTAGCCTCACCTAG
- a CDS encoding diguanylate cyclase domain-containing protein gives MDSNHSLENFLRNVINKFHRALTLRETLQVIVEEAQLFLGVDRVKVYQFATDGSGEVLAEAVDKAILPSLLGLHFPADDIPPHAREELGVQRKMIAVDVAHRRKRSHDLSGHISISTMDYLNTRYMEVDSCHIQYLLTMGVLSSLTVPIMQDQQLWGIMAIHHSKPRRFTEQEWETMALLSKEISLAITQSQLSERVHQQQIQEALVQRLESTVAQYGDRPETWQYALQIVGKAMEADGAVLYIAPDLTGASAQYYQWNLNFDWGEWLETALWQELMRGKPMAAEPPTPVQSLWEKPKFFTSVKPSHTNNCVPQGYTLSELGQKGNWDAPAEALGAEDFQSFLVVPLTADQQWVGGLIFLRKEQSLVKNWAGKRIVDRRNMLPRLSFEAWQETQRLMPIWEEAERKLAQVAGTQLYMAITQQFVTRLITQQTAYDPLTQLPNWIIFNRQLTLALLDALYEGKMVGVLVIAMDRFKRINESFGHKIGDSLLQEVADRLKQKVAPLSAYTPLLSRWHGDGFTVLLTKISDKQEIIPLCETLLGTFQEPFFIEGQPIYLTASTGISMAPYDGETAESLLKFAEIALTRAKCQGKNTYQFYLPQDSSPTLDRLTLESDLRRALVNGEFVLYFQPQVALDTGKLMGMEALVRWQHPRLGQVAPDVFIPLAEELGLIHNLGQWVLEMACATHQHFYRETGRRLRMAVNISARQFQDDKWLNSVLDCLEHTAMPPEDLELEITESLMMEDIKGTVKLLHRLREEGVQVAIDDFGTGYSSLSMLKQLPIHRLKIDKSFVDDLLNEGADTAIVQYVIDLAKGLNLEIVAEGIESEAQLQRLRKMGCHLGQGYFVTRPLPAEAMMTYLFYPQILDFGPTPAAPQTSASPPESDSAQGQGSMDAKDLPLPNSLNRENPWTEKLHDYVSLKERLQQRNTKEKLVLKIANKIRSSLNINDILDSTVTEVRQFLNTDRVLLFKFNSRWSGRVVMESRNDFCQSIINEEIDDPCFKGHYLRLYREGRVRAVSDIEKADLAECHKELLRHYQVKANLVVPVVFNENLWGLLIAHECKAPRYWQEEDLQLLMELATQVAIAIHQGELYEQLETANIRLQQISSLDALTQVANRYLFNSTLEREWQRLQRVKEPLALLLCDVDFFKGFNDNYGHPAGDRCLKKIASVMAKVAKRPTDLVARYGGEEFGIILSQTELQGAIHVAEALQTEVANLAIPHTESDTGYVTLSIGIAVCLPDRHGSPHALVKAADLVLYEAKANGRNQWRTYEEAQLPPVEAEV, from the coding sequence ATGGATTCTAACCACTCCCTAGAAAATTTTCTCCGCAATGTCATTAATAAATTTCATCGGGCTTTGACGTTGCGGGAAACCCTCCAGGTGATTGTGGAGGAAGCTCAGCTATTTTTAGGGGTGGACCGGGTAAAAGTTTATCAATTTGCAACTGACGGTAGTGGTGAAGTACTAGCAGAGGCGGTGGACAAAGCCATTTTGCCTTCCCTATTGGGGCTCCATTTCCCTGCAGACGACATTCCCCCCCACGCCAGGGAGGAGTTGGGTGTGCAACGAAAAATGATTGCAGTGGATGTGGCCCACCGTCGTAAAAGGTCCCATGATTTGTCTGGTCACATCAGCATCAGCACCATGGACTACCTGAACACCCGTTATATGGAAGTGGATAGTTGCCATATTCAATATCTTCTGACCATGGGGGTGCTATCTTCCCTCACGGTGCCCATCATGCAGGATCAACAACTGTGGGGCATTATGGCCATACACCACAGTAAGCCCCGGCGTTTCACAGAGCAGGAATGGGAAACCATGGCTCTCCTCAGTAAGGAGATTTCCCTGGCCATCACCCAGTCCCAACTCAGTGAGCGAGTCCATCAGCAACAAATCCAAGAAGCTCTAGTCCAACGCCTAGAAAGCACTGTGGCCCAGTATGGCGATCGCCCGGAAACATGGCAGTATGCGCTGCAGATAGTGGGGAAAGCCATGGAAGCGGATGGAGCAGTGCTCTACATTGCCCCGGATCTCACAGGGGCTTCGGCCCAGTATTACCAATGGAATCTCAATTTTGATTGGGGAGAATGGCTGGAAACTGCCCTCTGGCAGGAGTTGATGCGGGGAAAACCAATGGCGGCGGAGCCCCCCACTCCAGTGCAGTCTCTTTGGGAAAAACCAAAATTTTTCACTAGTGTGAAACCCTCCCATACCAACAATTGTGTCCCCCAGGGCTACACCCTCAGTGAATTGGGCCAAAAGGGCAATTGGGACGCTCCGGCGGAGGCATTGGGTGCGGAAGATTTTCAATCTTTTTTGGTGGTGCCCCTGACGGCGGATCAGCAATGGGTGGGGGGACTAATCTTTCTACGCAAAGAACAATCTCTGGTGAAAAATTGGGCCGGGAAAAGAATAGTTGATCGCCGCAATATGTTGCCTCGCCTTTCCTTTGAAGCCTGGCAGGAAACCCAAAGGCTAATGCCCATTTGGGAAGAAGCAGAGCGCAAACTAGCCCAGGTGGCCGGCACCCAGCTTTATATGGCCATTACCCAACAGTTTGTCACCAGATTAATTACCCAACAAACGGCCTACGATCCCCTCACCCAATTGCCCAATTGGATTATTTTCAACCGGCAACTAACCCTGGCCCTGCTCGATGCCCTCTACGAAGGCAAAATGGTAGGGGTTTTGGTCATTGCCATGGATAGATTCAAACGCATTAACGAAAGCTTTGGTCATAAAATTGGCGATAGCCTGTTGCAGGAGGTGGCCGATCGCCTTAAACAAAAAGTAGCTCCTCTGAGCGCCTACACCCCACTATTGTCCCGTTGGCACGGGGACGGTTTTACGGTTCTGCTGACCAAAATTAGTGATAAGCAAGAAATTATTCCCCTGTGCGAAACCCTACTGGGCACCTTCCAAGAGCCGTTTTTCATTGAAGGACAACCCATTTACCTCACCGCTAGCACGGGCATCAGCATGGCTCCCTACGATGGCGAAACTGCTGAATCTTTGCTCAAGTTTGCTGAGATTGCCCTGACTAGAGCTAAATGCCAGGGAAAAAATACCTATCAGTTTTATCTGCCCCAGGATTCTTCGCCGACGCTTGATCGCCTGACCTTGGAATCAGACCTGCGACGGGCATTGGTAAATGGGGAATTTGTGCTCTATTTTCAGCCCCAGGTGGCCCTGGATACGGGCAAATTGATGGGCATGGAAGCGTTGGTGCGTTGGCAACATCCCCGTCTGGGCCAGGTGGCCCCCGATGTATTTATTCCGTTGGCGGAGGAGTTGGGCTTAATTCATAACCTTGGACAATGGGTGCTGGAAATGGCCTGTGCCACCCACCAGCATTTTTACCGAGAAACGGGAAGGCGGTTACGCATGGCGGTCAATATTTCAGCCCGCCAGTTCCAGGACGATAAATGGCTCAATTCAGTTTTGGATTGTTTGGAACACACGGCCATGCCACCGGAGGATCTGGAGTTAGAAATTACCGAAAGCTTGATGATGGAGGACATTAAGGGGACGGTGAAACTACTCCATCGTCTGCGGGAAGAGGGGGTACAAGTGGCGATCGATGATTTTGGCACCGGCTATTCTTCCCTGAGTATGCTCAAGCAACTGCCCATTCACCGTCTCAAAATCGATAAATCCTTTGTGGACGATTTACTTAATGAGGGGGCCGACACTGCCATTGTTCAATATGTGATCGATTTGGCTAAGGGTCTAAATTTAGAAATTGTGGCCGAAGGCATTGAATCGGAAGCCCAACTGCAACGTCTCCGCAAAATGGGCTGTCACCTGGGCCAGGGCTATTTTGTTACCAGACCCCTGCCGGCAGAGGCCATGATGACCTATCTGTTTTATCCCCAAATTCTTGATTTTGGCCCCACTCCAGCGGCGCCGCAAACGTCCGCATCCCCACCAGAATCGGATTCGGCCCAGGGTCAGGGAAGTATGGACGCCAAAGATCTCCCTTTACCCAATTCCCTCAACCGAGAAAATCCTTGGACGGAAAAACTGCACGACTACGTTTCCCTCAAGGAACGCCTACAACAGCGCAATACCAAGGAAAAATTGGTGCTGAAAATCGCTAATAAGATCCGTTCTTCCCTTAATATCAACGATATTTTGGATTCCACTGTCACTGAAGTGAGGCAATTCTTAAACACTGACCGGGTGCTGTTATTTAAATTTAATTCCCGGTGGTCGGGGCGGGTGGTGATGGAATCCCGGAATGATTTTTGCCAATCGATCATTAATGAGGAAATTGACGACCCCTGTTTTAAGGGCCATTATCTGCGGCTTTACCGGGAAGGTAGAGTAAGGGCCGTGTCTGACATTGAAAAGGCTGACTTGGCGGAATGTCACAAGGAGTTACTGCGCCATTATCAGGTCAAGGCTAATTTGGTGGTGCCGGTGGTTTTTAATGAAAATCTTTGGGGTTTGCTCATTGCCCACGAATGCAAAGCCCCCCGTTATTGGCAAGAAGAGGATCTGCAACTGTTGATGGAGTTGGCAACCCAGGTGGCGATCGCCATTCATCAGGGAGAGTTGTATGAACAACTGGAAACCGCCAACATCAGATTGCAACAAATTTCTTCCTTGGATGCCCTCACCCAGGTGGCTAATCGCTATCTATTTAATTCCACCCTGGAACGGGAATGGCAAAGATTACAACGGGTTAAGGAGCCCTTAGCCCTGCTACTTTGTGACGTGGATTTTTTCAAAGGTTTTAATGACAATTACGGCCATCCCGCCGGCGATCGATGCCTGAAAAAAATTGCTAGTGTTATGGCCAAAGTGGCCAAAAGACCAACGGATTTAGTTGCCCGCTACGGGGGAGAAGAATTTGGCATCATCCTTTCCCAAACCGAACTCCAGGGAGCTATTCATGTGGCGGAAGCCCTCCAAACAGAAGTGGCTAACTTGGCCATTCCTCACACTGAATCCGACACCGGCTATGTCACCCTCAGTATTGGCATTGCTGTCTGCTTGCCCGATCGCCATGGCAGTCCCCACGCCCTGGTCAAAGCGGCGGATTTAGTCCTCTATGAAGCGAAGGCCAATGGTCGAAATCAATGGCGGACCTACGAGGAGGCCCAATTACCCCCGGTTGAGGCAGAAGTGTAA
- a CDS encoding RrF2 family transcriptional regulator, protein MGKDGFYTKGMKLTTKSHYSVKALLDLALQPDYGPASVKAIAERQNIPGPYLEKLLITLRRAGIVNAYRGMRGGYQLAQAPDQISLGQILAALEESLEPFPQYRNDQTLAEDWVTLSVWRQLHQKFIKALYSITLADLYYDARSWQAAQGEGINFIV, encoded by the coding sequence ATGGGCAAGGATGGCTTCTATACTAAAGGGATGAAGTTGACAACAAAAAGCCATTACAGTGTTAAAGCCTTGCTGGATTTAGCTCTACAACCAGACTACGGTCCTGCTTCGGTGAAGGCGATCGCCGAGCGACAGAATATTCCTGGGCCCTATTTGGAAAAACTGTTGATTACCTTACGACGGGCGGGCATAGTTAATGCCTATCGGGGGATGAGGGGAGGTTATCAATTGGCCCAGGCCCCGGACCAAATTTCCCTGGGGCAAATATTAGCAGCTCTAGAAGAAAGTTTGGAACCATTTCCCCAATATAGGAATGACCAAACTTTGGCAGAGGATTGGGTCACCCTGAGTGTGTGGCGACAATTGCACCAAAAATTCATCAAAGCTCTCTATTCGATCACTTTGGCCGACCTCTATTACGATGCCCGCAGTTGGCAGGCGGCCCAGGGGGAAGGGATTAATTTTATTGTTTGA
- the coaD gene encoding pantetheine-phosphate adenylyltransferase, which yields MIAIYPGSFDPITLGHLDIIERGSGLFEQIIVAVLCNPSKQPLFSVEKRLEQIRHCTQHLANVTVDSFNGLTVDYAKQKQATVLLRGLRVLSDFEKELQMAHTNQTLWDGVETVFLATAKEYSFLSSSIVKEIAKFGGSVDHLVPPSILADICSSYPSP from the coding sequence GTGATCGCTATTTATCCTGGTAGTTTTGACCCTATTACCCTCGGTCATCTGGACATTATTGAGCGGGGTAGTGGTTTGTTTGAGCAAATCATTGTCGCCGTGCTCTGTAATCCCAGCAAGCAACCCTTATTTTCGGTGGAAAAGCGACTGGAGCAGATCCGCCACTGCACCCAACACCTGGCTAATGTGACCGTTGATAGTTTCAATGGACTGACGGTGGACTACGCCAAGCAAAAACAAGCAACGGTGCTATTGCGGGGTCTGCGGGTCCTGTCGGACTTTGAGAAGGAGTTACAAATGGCCCACACCAACCAAACCCTTTGGGACGGAGTAGAAACCGTATTTTTGGCCACTGCCAAGGAATATAGCTTTTTAAGTAGTAGTATTGTCAAAGAAATTGCCAAGTTCGGTGGTAGTGTGGATCATCTCGTTCCTCCCTCGATTTTGGCCGATATTTGTTCTTCCTACCCATCCCCCTAG
- a CDS encoding Ycf34 family protein, translating into MCICVNCHYVDRCVTYHAVEHQHQQPHLSDRPDFDPVNPSINVNIRTPDHGIEMEWDVVGCDSFLQEMGKWSRLRPNELVPT; encoded by the coding sequence ATGTGTATTTGTGTGAACTGCCATTACGTAGACCGCTGTGTAACCTACCATGCAGTGGAACATCAACATCAACAACCCCATTTGAGCGATCGCCCGGATTTTGATCCGGTCAACCCTTCTATCAACGTCAATATTCGTACCCCCGACCATGGCATCGAAATGGAATGGGATGTGGTAGGTTGCGACAGTTTTTTACAAGAAATGGGTAAATGGAGCCGTTTGCGCCCCAATGAATTAGTCCCAACCTAA
- the sdhB gene encoding succinate dehydrogenase iron-sulfur subunit, translated as MKITFKVQRQQGNGDRHWQNYALEVDAQTTVLDCLNQIKWQQDGSLAFRKNCRNAICGSCTLRVNDRPVLACKESIKNLEQWLTDSNQENTGIFTISPLGNLPVIKDLVVNMDEFFAGLDAVYPYLINKRQGENDSEFRQSPEQRAALNDVSNCVLCGVCYSDCDAKKKNDNFVGPHALAKAHRLVLDNRDMASKARLEALGKDKQGVWGCNNCRMCSDSCPTGVAPLSQIEALKVRLFDLMDHL; from the coding sequence ATGAAAATTACTTTTAAAGTGCAACGACAGCAGGGCAACGGCGATCGCCATTGGCAGAATTATGCATTGGAGGTTGATGCCCAGACCACCGTCCTAGACTGTTTGAATCAAATTAAATGGCAACAGGATGGTAGTCTCGCCTTTCGCAAAAACTGTCGCAATGCCATCTGTGGTAGCTGTACTCTGCGGGTTAATGATCGCCCAGTATTGGCCTGTAAAGAAAGCATTAAAAATTTAGAACAGTGGCTCACCGATAGTAACCAGGAAAATACCGGCATTTTCACCATTAGTCCCCTGGGGAATTTACCTGTCATTAAGGATTTGGTGGTGAATATGGACGAATTTTTTGCCGGCTTGGATGCGGTTTATCCCTACCTAATCAATAAGCGTCAAGGGGAAAACGACTCGGAATTTCGCCAGTCACCGGAGCAACGGGCCGCCCTCAATGATGTGAGTAACTGTGTGCTTTGTGGGGTTTGCTATTCTGACTGCGACGCCAAAAAGAAAAATGACAATTTTGTTGGCCCCCATGCCTTGGCCAAGGCCCACCGTTTAGTTTTGGATAATCGGGATATGGCCAGTAAGGCCCGGCTTGAAGCCCTAGGAAAAGATAAACAAGGGGTGTGGGGGTGTAACAACTGTCGGATGTGTAGTGATTCTTGCCCCACCGGAGTGGCTCCCCTTTCCCAAATTGAAGCTTTAAAAGTTCGTTTATTTGACCTCATGGATCATCTTTAA